In Puntigrus tetrazona isolate hp1 unplaced genomic scaffold, ASM1883169v1 S000000095, whole genome shotgun sequence, the DNA window CCTTTGTCTTGTTACTTGCAGCATATATTggatgaagtgttttaaagaattGATTAATTCTACACAGCAGCCGATCCCAGTACCCCCACGCATGAACAAACGCCTAAAAACAGAAAGATGGGATTCACGCTTTTAAGTCTTCGCGATCCTACTGTCACAGTTATTTGCTACGTAAGTCTACAGTGTGTGTTATAATAAACAGCAGAATGGATGCGATGGAAAGTCTATACTGTACAGATTTAAACACTACTGCAAGAGAacgatgtaattttttttcagcatttttgtttgtcCTCAAATGGCATGGACCCCAGGCCAACCGGAAGGCGAACCAGCGGCTCATGTAAGGGCGATGTCAAGTAGTGATGTTTTGGCAAATGTTTCTGATCAGGAAGCGCTTCTTGGTAGAAAACCTGAAATGTTACAATGAAGATATCCAATGTACTCTGTATGTTCCTGTGCATCTCTTTTAAATCCAAGATAATCTGCCAGACGCACTCCCCTGAAGGTATAACATCTCCAATCACGAAAGGCAACCACCTTAAGAAAGTCCAGTTTTCAGGAGCATTGCCTCcaattgtgtttttgtgcttttaattgactgggactttttaaaaaatcatctCCCTCGTAGGGAACACGACACAGAGATGGCTAACTACTACATATTAGCCTGGGGCCTGGTCCAAACTCAGGATTTAGGTTAAGAAATGGTTATTTGGAATCATTTTGTATTCTGCACCCCGCTTGCTTTTCTGTTTACTATGTTTTTGTGAACTTAAACcctataataacaaataattttatacagcGGTACAATAAGGTTCTGTTTGTTAGTTCTTCCCCAGCATTTGCTCCTAAAACCAGAGAAAATGTAAGCACTGATGACAATATGTAGACAGTGGTGCCAtctttgaaaaaatgttttaaaaaaaatgcagcactgGAAAATATGACACAGCGGGACAagcatacaaaaaaagttttgcgcGAGTTTGGCgcaaaagacttttattttggcgtgGCTGCGTGACGCCATAAGCATGCGCCGCGCTCCGCGTCTCTGATTCGGCCGAAGAAAGGTGAGGGCTTCCAATAGTTTAAAGCGcttcagcaataataataaactcgTGTAGAAAATCGTACGAAACTGAATTAACCAGTGAAACGTCCAAGGGGCTTGAACGCGTGTAAAGCGCCTCCGTTCACTGCGTCTCTCTTCGCTCCCTATGTAGTGAATGAACACGAGCTCGTTCACTGTTGAGTAGTGATGAAGAAACCGAGcgctgctttttttaaaaatattaactattgTGATCGAAACTTGATTTTTAGTCTCCTTAAAAGTGTAATGAGGGCATTTACAAACCACCTGCAAGTACATTCAAAGTGTAATGAATACcagatataaaacaaacaagtgcttgtcatctgtaaatatattttattcaggtAACTCCATTAACTAACTcgctgcatttcccaaaagtatGGTTAGTTGGTCATTCAGTGTATTTAGGTTACTTTGGGAAATGCAGCCCAGATTTATGCCTGTAACAGTGAGCTTAATCATTCTCATCTCAAACAGGACAGAGCTACTGAGATCCATGTGACACCGTTATAAAGATGGAGTTTCTGAAAGTGGAGCTTGAAGACGCGTTCACGGTCGAGCCAGAAGATACTGAGACCCAGCTGAAGATGGTGTTCATTAAAGAGGAGAGTACAGACGTGAAGATCGAAGAAGCGTTCATCAAGCAGGAGGAAGCCGAGGAACAAATCAAGACCGCGTTCATCAAAGAGGAGCGTGAAGAAACTTTCAGAGTCAAACTTGAAGATGCTGAAGAACCAACAGGTCGGTTTTCTCATAGCTGAACTCATTTGACCCTTATTTAAGAGGTCATATAAtgttgtatttggtgtaatgcaatgtttttatgcggttaaagtgcataaaatgcattattttccacatactgtacattattggttctcctctaagccccgcctcctgaaatGGGTCGGTTGGCACAAAGCTCAtagctctaaaaaaaaaaaaatggaggtgctctgattggccagttatctagtgcactgtgattggctgaatataGCCGGCCCTGACTATAACGTGACCCCACTGCCGAAACGATAAAACGCATAACAAATACGTTAATACTGGTTAACATGACTTCGAGGTTAATTGTTTCCGTCCTCTTTCTTtcgcataaaaatatttttaagtgtatgTACGTTTATAACACcattctttgtattttattatttaaaaaaataaaatggcgcAAAATTTGACATCGTTCTCTCTTCTATAAAACagtaaacctttttatttaaaaaaggatttctaaaaggtaaaaatgttcataaatcctaaaaactttttttttttttctaaaagattCATTATCCCTGCTGTGAACTGACTGTACAGAACACGAAGAACATCAAAAACTTTGAGTCACGCCTTAAATATATCTTCTATTTGTTTTTATCGATAAAAACCCAGAAAACAttgacacacatttttttcgTCAATATCGCACACCCCTAGCATTGACACAAAATGATTCGCAACAGTCACTTTGACGTTTAGTCCGCtggatcgtttttttttttgttttacaacaaATTCCATAGTTAACTATGGTTACTGGAGCAAAACCATGATTGATTTGTTACCATTTAATAGCACCTGTAACCATTATCTTAGCGTTTAGTAAAGTCATTTATGGTCAGTAAGCTGCATCAAAGGAGGTGGAGTTTCGAAGCACACCCACCGACTGCGTAACCGCCTCGCACCAACGGAAGCTCAAAGGTGTTTAGGAGCTAAAGCGAAGTCCACAAAAAGTGTGCTTTGGTGAGCTGTTTCGAACTGCCAAACGAACTTTGTTTTAGACATATTGTTTTTCCCCTCAATGACGTCATTTTTAGTTCGTTCTTCGATTACGTTAAGTATATTGGGGCCCTAAGGGATTTTTGGTTTGTATCCAAACAGCTTTAAACCAAAAATCACATACCATCTGCACATGCGcactttgtacattttttaccCTGCTTCTCATTGTCTGACAgttttgagatgtttttcatttaaaaagtctaaCAACCCACGTTAAATTGTCTACCATCATGGCCCACTTAAACAACCTTACAGCACAAGGAATAATTGCGTGATTAACTTTTAATCTGAGAGTTGAATGGGGAGTTgtgcacctctctctctctaaatgtattattttatcatgtaGGACGGTGGTTCTCAACTCGACCACCGCACTTTTCGTATGTGTCCCTTATTTAAGTCAGATCGTTAACTCATTAGGAGAGAGATCCTTAAATTGACCTGAGTGTGTCAGATAAGGGAGAGAGATAAAATGTGCAGTAGTTTTgtcaaaaatatgatatatcTGAACGGTGCCAATACTAATTTCACGGAGCATCAGTGTACCAATACTAGCCGAGCTGTCACTTAATTCTTTTCGTCATATGCACATTGACGAACACCACACGTGACCGCAGTCTCATTCGTTCTAGTTAAATTGCGTAATAAGGGGGCGTTCGCATGTGGCACTTTGTGCACGCTCAGTTACgatatttcaaatgtagacGTGTGGTTTTCGCTCTCATTTTGGTGCGACGTGTCTTTACGGAAAGAGCGGATCATGGTTGCTTAGCGTGGATTGGTGGTTATACGTGAACCCGCGTATTAAACGTATTAACCAGCGTTTATGAGCGATGAACGATCTTAGAAAACAGtaggtaataaaaatacaaagaaataatgTTCTAGACGTGTgggagtttgttttttttgtggtatctaatatcaatatttttcacGGTGTCATTTTCAAGAAATTCCAGTACAGTGACAACACTAATGATTGAAGTTAACTAGTGATTGAAGTTAAGAATCACTGGCGTAGGAGACATAAAAACTGGTACATAATAGAGAATATTTTAGAGAATTAATTGTAGAACTAGGGCTGAGCAGGTTCAGGTTTAGACACCTTGGTGTAGGATCCTGCATAGATCGTTACACAGCTACAAGGTTGATGTTGTTTGCTCTGTGCTATTGAACTGGGGTTAACTTTTATTTGTTCGGTCTTCCACCTTAGACTCAACAGTGCTGAAAGAGGAGCAGGAAGAAACTGAAGAGAAATATCAGTATGAGAACCCTCATGATTTCCTAGAAAAATCATTTAGTAGTTTACAGTCTGAAAAGAGTTCCACACAAAAAAGGGATGGGATTCGTTTCCCCTGctttcagtgtggaaagagttttagtCGTAAGGCAACCCTCAAAAGCCACATGAAAACTCACCCTGAAGAGAATATGTTCACCTGCACACACTGTGGAAAAAGTTTCGGCACAAAATTGAAACTGAAATACCACACGAAAGTTCACAACGGAAACAAACCCTTCACGTGCAAACAGTGTGGAAGGAGCTTCACTCAGAAAGGAAGCCTTAAGAAGCACATGGCCATTCACACTGGAAAGAGGCCTTACAGCGtgccctcagtgtggaaagagcttcagTCAAAGGGAGGCCTCAAGAAGCACATCTCAACTCACACAGGAGAAGCCGTTCACATGCCCTCGgtgcggaaagagtttcagCCAAAAGGGAGGCCTTAAGATCCACATgaggattcacaccggagagaagccgttcacATGCcctcagtgcggaaagagttttAGTCAAAAGGAAGGTCTTAAGAAGCACGTGAcgattcacaccggagagaagccttacgcGTGCCCTCGGTGCTGAAAGAGCTTCAGTCAGCGAGGAAGCCTCGAGGgccacatgagagttcacacggagagaagccgttcacATGCACTCACTGCTTGAAGAGTTTCAGTCACTCCGGATCCCTTAGATACCACATCATGAAAGTTTGCAATAAAGAGAAGCCCGACAGATCCCcccagtgtggaaagagttccGGTCAAAGTGGAAAACACGGGACGCTTCAAGCCGGAGACAAGCCTTTCACGTgcaaacagtgtggaaagagtttcactcAAAAAGGAAACCTCAACAAGCACGTGACCATtctcacaccggagagaagccgttcacGTGGCAAACAGTGCGGAAAGGATTCACTCAAAAGGAGGCCTTAATATGCACATGAGGATTCACACCGGGGAGAAACCTTTTACGTGcgatcagtgcgggaagagttaCCCTCGAAAAGGAGGCCTCAAGATACACATGAGAACTCACACCGGGGAGAAGCCTTTCGCTTgcaaacagtgtggaaagagtttcagtcaGCGAGGCAGCCTTGACATGCACATTGAAATTCACAACCGAGAGAAGCTCTAAAGGAAAAACTGAAGAAAcgaactgaactgaaatgacTTGTCTTTTTAAACTAAATCGGAGCTTCTGTAAAGCAGACTCTTTGGGGAGttagttttgaattctaaacaCCTTTGAGCTACCGAGGCGTAAGTTAGTGTGGGTGTGTTCTGAAACTCCACCTTCTTTTGGACGCGGATTTATTTTTCCCTGTTTGTTTCAGGCAAAGCGGCAGCGTCTCCGATTCATTATATGCATAGTGTGCTGCCACAGATATATCTGCACCTGTATGATTGCTAGCGAAAGCAGTTAGTTTCTCTACGAAGAAATTACAACGGCGCTTTGTGTCGATGGCCGCCCGTGGATTTGTAGTTATGCAAAAGCAACAGAAACATCAGATGCAAGTTTTCCAAAACGATGGTAGCAAAGTACCAAATGCATCCGCTTGAAataaatactgctgctgctagTGTTCTTCATTCAAGGAGAATTTAAAGCCATGTTTAGATGAACGTAAACCCCGCCTCCAGCAGCGCCGGAGGGTCAGAATGTTCGGAAACGGTATTATAAGTCGCTCAGCCTTTCCAAGCGCATCTTTTGCCCTCAAACAAAGAAcggaaacaactttttttttgacgtATATCGAGGCCTTAACAGATCCCCTCAGTGTGAAGTTTCAGTAAACGAATATAAAACTGTTCGgttcttgattctgattggttgagccaCATTTTTAAACCGCTCTACAAACATACACCTCTCTTTGTTGTCCGTGTGTTCGGCAACCACAACCTTTTTCTGAAGAACTAAGTATGTGGGAtaactattttataaaagcaatatacctttcaaattacattaaatgacagaatattaagtGCAAGTAGCTGTGTAACGGACTCAGTCTGTAACGTGTAACAGTAGCTGTCTGTTACATTCACATAATTATCAACTTGGTTAGCAaaagtattatgtattatgacaccttaaaataaagtgttaccaaaatttgGATGGTAGATTACAATCATTTAATTATAGTTACATGCACAGAAGAAATCGGCCCTCCTGCTGTAAAACTCAATGGCAAGAAAGCAAGGATTTGGgaataaatgcaatgcagtgTTGGTGTCTACTTCTGAAATGTGTCGCTAACATTTGGTGATGTTGTTATCGAAAAGTTGAACATTAGTacaatcaaactaaaaatatttctacCTTGTTTTGCCAGCGttttataaaaccaaaaatattgtCAGAAATGAATCGTGTTACTGGTTACATCGCATGGCTCAAAAGTCTTTTTGCCTACAGAACTGATCGCAGACCCAGCGCTTCTCTGAACGTGAACTCGTATATTCAGATGTCCTTATGAGTCCCATCATTATTTGCTTTGCTGTACCCTACTGTAAGCATATTCTAATTTAGCTGCCACTGTCTCTGTAAAGTTAaccaatttgttttatttgttttgtatttctcGCAACCCCTCATGATGCAGACTTAACTGTTGATTGTTCATGTTTTAAAGTAGCCATTTGcccagtttttaaataaacatgagtTACTATATCTGTCTGGAGATTCTTGATTCAGATTTGCACGAAAAAACACTTCCTTCTATGAAATAACAACAGTAAAGATGTTAAATGACCCATACTGTAAACATTTGCTAACAATACTAAGTGCAGAGGTGGAAagtaacaaattacatttagtcacattactgtaattgtaaatgcagaattatgtttttatatagatttatatggCCTTGTGTTTTCTAAAACTTTGTTTCCTTCCCTTCTGCAATGTTTGGAAATACCACTACTACGCTGAAATGCATTAAACGCATTTAATGTCTTCAGTGCCTCACGATGGGCAGAGCTGAACCTTGAGATTTCCTCACAGCATTCGGTTCTTTGTTCCAGATGTTTGTGATTTCCAGTTGGTCTGAAGTAATGTCTATTGAAAAGCACTACACCAAAACTTTCTAGCTCTTTCCAGGCTTCCAGTTCTGAATCACCCCACAAGACAGAGAAGAACAAGAAGGGAAGGAAAACACGTTTACTGGCACATTCGATGGATAACGGACATTAACCAGAGTTAACACTGTGAAAAAACGTATTACATGGAGAATCCATTATATCGCTTGGTTTCTCCAACTTTGGTCCAGATTTTCTTGAAGCGTTTCCCAGAACAATACTCAACTCAATAAACATTCAATGTGCTGAAATATCTGTTGttgaaaaagttacatttagGTTTAAGTCAACATCTAGCGcacactgtattattattaactatttttatgtAGAGATTGTGTTTAGAGAGTgtttaataaattcattaaattaatttagcattattactAAAGACTGCTCGCAAACTAACAGTATTGGTCattaccaaaataatttttagcatTCTCTAACTCTTTTAGTAACAGTAGGAGggtatttctatttctatttttctattaaagaacagcagaaaaacaaattgtctgcattttagttttttcttcttcagatgCCCAATTACAGTGAAATATACTAAACAACGCCGTTCTTTTGTCTCTTTTGAAAAACTCTTCAAatcaattgatttaaaaattaaaattaagcaaattaaatgGACACGTTAGTGTTAGGTTCAGTACCACGGACAGTGCCCGTACACACAATATCTAATCCTAAAACTAAATTGATTTGTAGTATGTTcagaagaataaaagaaaaacattacactTCAGAATTACCGTTTAGGATTTATTGAGTCCTACACATTTGcaagagatttatttattttttaaaggccatttttgcacattttttacatttgtcctGAAGAATGAGGTTAAATCAACCTAAACCTAATAATTAAACGCTGATCAATACCTTCTTTACTCTATTCTGCGAGCAGACTTTAATATCTCGGTGATATCTCAATCCTCTCCCTACTTACACATTTGTCTCAGCTTTCTCGAAGAAAAAGAACTAAACATGCAAGAACTAGAGAGAAAAAGTAAAGGAAATGTTGACTTTGTACAAAAGCTAGACTATACCAGATCAAGCTCTccgttttgggtgaactgctgCTTTTGTCTCCTTCAGTTGTTTTCGATCCAAAGCGCTTATCCTAAAAGGCTTCACTTAACGTGGCGTTCACGATTTTTCCTGCCCGAGAAACTCCTTCCACGCCAAAGACATATAAAACCGCGATCTCAAGTGAGTCTTCGTGGGTATTGAAGCATACTTTGCTTGCGAAGGCCGTTCGCGACTGAGGACGGCGTAAGGGACCGCTTCTCGGCGTGGATTCTCATCACGTGCTTCTTAAGACTTCCGCTTCGGTGAAGCCATTGCGCGGAGCTCGCGGGTGTACGGCTTTTCTCGCCGTGGTGGCTTCCTGCCGTGCGGTTTTGAGGTTGGGTTGCTCAGGCGCTTTCCGCGCGCTCGGGGCAGGCGTAAAGGCCTCTCCGCTGTGGATCTTCGCATGTGGGCTACAAGATTTCCTTTCGGTAAACTCTTTCCGCATTGCTGGCAGgcgaaaggcttctctccgctATGAACTCTCGAAAGTGCTGAGTCAGGATTCTTTCTGACCCGAAAGTCTTTCCGCGACTCTTCGCAGGTATAAGGCTTGTCTCCGTGCTTTTAAAGAGGCCTTCTTCGCTTTCCATTCCAGTAAGTTCTCGGCTCTCCTCTTTCCCTGGCATCTGGCCTAAAAGCAAACGAGAGACGAATTCAAATAACAGACACCAGATCGATACCGCATAGCTTCACGCCTCCTCGAGAACTGGGAAGATCTCAAATTAGATTATTTGCTTCTTAATCTTACAAATCCGTTCCTCCTTGTGCTTCTGTGAACGAGGCGCAGCATGGTTGGCGCCTAAGTAACGGACTTCCCCTACTTTGCTTACGTAAAATAAGAGACCTAATCAAACAGAAGTACACT includes these proteins:
- the LOC122332492 gene encoding gastrula zinc finger protein XlCGF49.1-like; the protein is MEFLKVELEDAFTVEPEDTETQLKMVFIKEESTDVKIEEAFIKQEEAEEQIKTAFIKEEREETFRVKLEDAEEPTDSTVLKEEQEETEEKYQYENPHDFLEKSFSSLQSEKSSTQKRDGIRFPCFQCGKSFSRKATLKSHMKTHPEENMFTCTHCGKSFGTKLKLKYHTKVHNGNKPFTCKQCGRSFTQKGSLKKHMAIHTGKRPYSVPSVWKELQSKGGLKKHISTHTGEAVHMPSVRKEFQPKGRP